One segment of Choristoneura fumiferana chromosome 26, NRCan_CFum_1, whole genome shotgun sequence DNA contains the following:
- the LOC141442695 gene encoding trypsin-1-like: MKMIHKLLSITVLYLINNVASQGAGESCIQDGVPGLCTVLGQCQSVLGNPKSQWWKLHRCGFQGPEPIICCVPSATTTTQRPVATTPKLGSSTTEYIPPVFDYQPSLPVEEGCTEPIPGVTAAKTGRKAWDKCIEYKEELIYPCKQSVALSGSMNRVSNCRQNADGLIVGGKDASQNEFPHMVLLGFGQSSETAAWQCGGSLLSEKFILTAGHCTWARDLGPVTYAIVGSLRRSDKVDSSQVHRIQHIIKHPQYKAPSKYHDIALLETLLPVTLGASAVPVCLDIFGGNTSQAVATGWGATAWRGSDADILQKVTLTKFKEEECRKKFPRSRTMEHGFDADTQICYGDYTERVDTCQGDSGGPLTIQNAKVTCTYIIVGITSFGKSCGSPKDPGIYTKVSYYVPWIESIVWP; the protein is encoded by the exons ATGAAGATGATTCACAAACTGCTTAGTATAACTGTGCTGTATTTGATCAACAACGTGGCATCTCAAG GTGCCGGGGAGAGCTGTATTCAAGATGGCGTGCCAGGGCTGTGTACAGTGCTAGGCCAATGTCAGTCTGTCTTAGGCAACCCGAAGAGTCAATGGTGGAAACTACAC aGATGTGGCTTTCAAGGACCTGAGCCTATAATATGCTGCGTCCCGTCAGCCACCACCACCACCCAGAGGCCTGTGGCCACTACGCCCAAGCTTGG gTCGTCTACTACAGAGTATATACCCCCGGTGTTTGACTACCAGCCGAGCTTACCAGTGGAAGAAGGCTGCACCGAGCCGATACCTGGTGTGACAGCCGCAAAAACTGGAAGAAAAGCCTGGGACA AATGTATAGAATACAAAGAAGAGCTGATATACCCTTGCAAGCAGAGCGTGGCGCTGTCGGGTAGCATGAATCGCGTCAGCAACTGCAGGCAGAACGCCGACGGCCTCATAGTAGGAGGCAAGGATGCCTCCCAAAACGAATTCCCGCATATG GTGCTTCTAGGTTTTGGACAGTCCAGTGAAACAGCAGCCTGGCAGTGCGGGGGGTCGCTGCTCAGTGAGAAGTTCATACTGACCGCCGGCCACTGCACCTGGGCGAGAGATCT TGGCCCTGTGACCTACGCAATAGTGGGCTCCCTCAGACGCTCGGACAAAGTGGACAGTTCACAAGTCCATCGGATCCAGCACATCATCAAACATCCTCAATACAAAGCACCCTCAAAATACCATGACATCGCGCTGCTGGAGACCCTGTTACC AGTAACCCTGGGTGCATCAGCAGTGCCGGTGTGCCTGGACATCTTCGGAGGGAACACCAGCCAGGCGGTGGCCACTGGCTGGGGCGCCACTGCCTGGAGGGGCAGCGATGCTGACATACTACAGAAG GTGACCCTCACGAAGTTTAAGGAGGAGGAGTGCAGGAAGAAGTTCCCTCGTTCCCGGACCATGGAGCACGGGTTTGACGCCGACACGCAGATCTGCTACGGCGACTACACTGAACGGGTCGACACCTGCCAG GGAGACAGCGGTGGCCCTCTGACAATTCAGAACGCTAAAGTAACGTGCACCTACATCATCGTCGGGATCACGTCCTTCGGGAAATCCTGCGGGAGCCCCAAAGATCCCGGCATATACACTAAGGTGTCTTACTATGTACCATGGATTGAGAGTATCGTATGGCCTTAG
- the LOC141442696 gene encoding uncharacterized protein produces the protein MALGDENAQEKGYGEDIHSDITKRMDGILMKGLPKEQKEIITKNLLIPANMMLLEAPKLNNELNAILSSSTKTRDKLLEGRQQDLGLAGASVLYAIHKLSRGEDKIDIIKSLGDASRLLCNLHYEYTNMRKKLISPHLDKSLSLNLKENTRSDFLYTKLDETVKSLAAIKRASSALKPKPQPQTSTSGSKNWYQPPRRPMQGPQARGPARGGHHQPQQRYQPRTATRGQGRRLPPPTGRGRAKYP, from the coding sequence ATGGCCCTGGGTGATGAAAATGCCCAAGAAAAGGGATATGGAGAGGATATCCACAGTGACATTACCAAAAGGATGGATGGGATCCTCATGAAAGGGTTGCCTAAAGAGCAAAAGGAGATTATTACTAAAAACTTGTTAATTCCAGCGAACATGATGCTGTTGGAGGCACCCAAGCTCAATAATGAGCTCAATGCGATTTTAAGCTCTTCGACAAAAACAAGAGACAAACTTCTAGAAGGGAGACAGCAAGACCTAGGTCTAGCAGGAGCATCAGTTTTATATGCCATTCACAAGCTATCACGAGGCGAAGACAAGATTGACATAATCAAGTCTTTAGGAGATGCGTCCCGGCTACTATGTAACCTCCATTATGAGTACACTAACATGCGTAAGAAGCTGATATCTCCGCATCTGGACAAGAGCCTGAGTCTAAACTTGAAGGAGAATACACGGTCAGACTTTTTATACACAAAATTAGATGAGACGGTAAAGTCACTGGCTGCCATTAAGAGAGCTAGCAGTGCACTTAAACCAAAGCCTCAACCCCAGACATCTACATCGGGTTCAAAAAACTGGTACCAACCCCCTCGACGCCCAATGCAGGGCCCACAGGCGAGGGGTCCAGCTCGAGGGGGACACCACCAGCCTCAGCAGCGCTACCAGCCCCGCACCGCCACGAGGGGCCAGGGACGCCGGCTACCGCCGCCAACGGGCAGAGGCCGTGCCAAATACCCATAG